Proteins encoded by one window of Haematobia irritans isolate KBUSLIRL chromosome 2, ASM5000362v1, whole genome shotgun sequence:
- the Ndae1 gene encoding na[+]-driven anion exchanger 1 isoform X8 has translation MHTSSGDDEAPKDPRIGGDQDFSQQFTENDFEGHRAHSVYVGVHVPGGRRHSQRRRKHHHGKSDTSSGDERQPEIERPVTPPAQRVQFILGEDADDSTHVSHPLFSEYLTLVKEGDEIEWKETARWIKFEEDVEEGGNRWSKPHVATLSLHSLFELRTLLLNGSVILDMEATNLELIADLVCENMVNARTLPADSRDKVKDALLRRHRHQHEYNKKTKLPIIRSLADIGRNHSSSKMDEHHHSTSSTPGLMPASPSSLTATTTNGSKTDDNLLTNIGGRFLTVPGGSKAQKTHIMSNEDMIKSPSSLSMQRNSSGNDLNDHRGNMNFMRKIPPGAEASNILVGEVDFLEKPLSGFIRLKDAAIMGDLTEVPVPTRFIFILLGPPGSQSNFHEIGRAMATLMSDEIFHEVAYRARKRDHLLAGIDEFLDAVTVLPPGEWDPTIRIEPPAAVPSQEIRKRPPEAPKEIIDEEEVEQRLREESGLSRTGRLFGGLINDIKRKKPFYLSDFKDAFSMQCIASWIFLYFACLSPIITFGGLLSQATGRNMAAMESLVSGFVCGIGYGFFSGQPLTILGSTGPVLVFETIVYDFCLKQGWDYMTFRFWIGTWIAVILLILTAIDASALVCYITRFTEENFATLIAFIFIIKAVENVLKIGKTFPVNQPIYDCVCTPPLGSNGTILDYAKYNKDYCLANNGTLVGLDCSQPDTSNIFLMSVLLFIGTFIISTILKDFKNALFFPTVVRQYISDFSVIIAIVSMSLLDFLMKVDTPKLEVPHELKPTLPTRDWVIPPFTENNPTWSAVIAVFPAMLGTILIFMDQQITAVIVNRKENKLKKGCGYHLDLFVLAILIQICTVMGLPWFVAATVLSINHVNSLKKESECSAPGEKPQFLGVREQRVTHILIFLSIGLSVYLTPILCHIPMPVLFGVFLYMGVASLKGLQFFDRLLIMLMPAKYQPDYMFLRQVPIKRVHLFTLIQLACLICLWLIKSFSSTSILFPLMLVVMIGIRKALDLVFTRRELKILDDIMPEMTKRQAADDLHQLDAEDHHDKYEKYNSSLNPGPTTIHIPLKVEHAETQPGMQPKSLSLPLSVPPEIQRNSIWQQLHEDGSGSTDQLIIPINFKVRQINGSHNNQRLSTMNEEEENITTPNKVINDTPSNSDASHNKERSRTSNNADQSKNTITPV, from the exons ATGCATACCTCCAGTGGCGATGATGAGGCCCCTAAAGATCCTCGTATAGGTGGTGATCAAGATTTTAGTCAACAGTTTACAGAAAATGATTTTGAAG GCCACCGAGCACATTCCGTATATGTAGGCGTCCATGTGCCAGGAGGACGTCGCCATTCCCAAAGAAGGCGCAAACATCATCATGGCAAAAGTGACACCAGCAGCGGTGACGAAAGGCAACCAGAAATCGAAAGACCTG ttaCCCCACCAGCTCAACGGGTCCAATTCATATTGGGCGAAGATGCCGACGATAGCACCCATGTTTCACATCCATTATTCTCTGAATACCTAACCCTGGTGAAGGAAGGTGATGAAATCGAATGGAAAGAAACAGCACGTTGGatcaaatttgaagaagatgtcGAAGAGGGTGGCAATCGGTGGTCAAAGCCGCATGTGGCCACATTATCTCTGCATTCGCTGTTCGAACTAAGAACCCTGCTGTTAAATGGCTCTGTGATACTTGACATGGAGGCTACCAATTTAGAGCTAATTGCTGATTTGGTATGTGAAAATATGGTAAATGCTCGCACATTGCCCGCCGACTCTAGGGATAAAGTTAAAGACGCTCTACTAAGACGTCATCGTCATCAACATGAGTACAATAAGAAGACCAAATTACCCATTATACGCTCATTAGCTGATATAGGACGAAATCACTCATCATCGAAAA TGGATGAACATCATCATAGCACTTCATCAACACCGGGTCTAATGCCAGCATCACCTAGTTCATTAACAGCCACCACTACTAATGGAAGCAAAACCGATGACAACCTTCTGACAAATATCGGTGGACGTTTTTTGACTGTACCAGGTGGCAGTAAAGCCCAAAAGACCCATATTATGTCAAATG AGGACATGATCAAAAGCCCCAGCAGTTTATCGATGCAGAGGAATAGCAGTGGCAATGATTTGAACGATCATCGGGGTAATATGAATTTCATGCGTAAAATACCACCCGGAGCCGAGGCCAGTAACATTCTAGTTGGTGAAGtggattttctagagaaaccattaTCTGGTTTTATACGTTTAAAAGATGCAGCTATAATGGGTGATCTTACTGAAGTACCAGTTCCCACAAG ATTCATTTTCATATTGTTGGGTCCACCAGGAAGTCAAagcaatttccatgaaattggtCGTGCTATGGCCACCTTGATGTCCGATGAAATCTTTCACGAGGTCGCATATCGAGCACGTAAACGTGATCATCTATTGGCAGGCATCGATGAATTTTTGGATGCTGTAACTGTATTACCACCCGGCGAATGGGATCCCACAATACGCATTGAGCCCCCAGCTGCTGTACCATCTCAGGAAATACGCAAAAGGCCACCCGAAGCACCCAAAGAAATTATCGATGAGGAAGAAGTTGAACAACGTTTGCGAGAAGAATCTGGTCTATCGCGAACCGGACGTCTATTTGGCGGCCTAATAAACGATATTAAGCGTAAAAAACCCTTCTATTTGTCCGACTTTAAAGATGCATTTTCCATGCAGTGCATTGCATCGTGGATATTTTTGTATTTCGCTTGTCTCTCGCCCATTATCACATTTGGTGGTCTATTATCTCAGGCCACTGGAAGAAATATGGCTGCCATGGAGTCGTTGGTCTCTGGTTTTGTATGTGGCATAGGTTATGGATTTTTCTCTGGACAACCATTAACTATATTAGGATCCACGGGTCCCGTATTGGTTTTTGAGACAATTGTTTATGACTTTTGCCTAAAACAAGGCTGGGATTATATGACATTCCGGTTTTGGATAGGCACTTGGATAGCAGTGATTTTGCTGATACTAACAGCGATAGATGCCAGTGCATTGGTGTGCTATATTACGAGATTTACAGAAGAGAATTTTGCCACTCTTAtagcatttatatttataattaag gctgttgaaaatgttttaaaaattgggAAAACGTTTCCGGTTAATCAACCCATTTATGATTGTGTCTGTACCCCGCCCTTGGGTAGtaatggaacaattttggattaTGCCAAATACAATAAGGACTATTGTTTG GCAAACAATGGAACTTTGGTCGGTTTGGACTGTTCCCAACCGGATACCTCAAATATATTCCTTATGTCGGTGCTTTTATTCATTGGAACCTTTATCATATCGACCATATTAAAAGATTTCAAAAATGCCCTCTTCTTCCCAACCGTTGTGCGCCAATACATTAGTGATTTCTCAGTTATTATTGCCATTGTTAGCATGTCCTTGCTGGATTTCCTGATGAAAGTGGATACACCAAAACTGGAAGTACCGCATGAATTGAAACCCACTTTGCCCACACGTGATTGGGTTATACCACCATTCACTGAAAACAATCCCACCTGGTCTGCCGTTATAGCCGTATTTCCCGCCATGTTGGGTACTATTCTCATTTTCATGGATCAGCAAATTACAGCGGTTATTGTTAATCGTAAAGAGAACAAATTGAAGAAGGGTTGTGGTTATCATTTGGATTTATTCGTATTGGCTATTCTAATACAAATCTGTACTGTAATGGGTTTACCTTG GTTTGTGGCTGCCACTGTCTTGAGTATAAATCACGTGAATTCATTGAAAAAGGAATCGGAGTGCTCAGCTCCTGGAGAAAAGCCTCAATTTTTGGGAGTTCGAGAACAACGTGTTACCCATATATTGATTTTCCTTAGCATTGGATTGTCTGTATATTTGACCCCCATTTTATGTCATATTCCCATGCCTGTGCTATTTGGTGTATTCTTATATATGGGTGTGGCTTCTCTAAAGGGTTTACAATTCTTCGATCGCCTATTGATAATGCTAATGCCAGCTAAATATCAACCGGATTATATGTTCCTGAGACAG GTACCCATAAAACGTGTCCATCTCTTTACCTTGATCCAATTGGCATGTTTAATATGCCTCTGGCTGATTAAATCCTTCTCCAGTACTTCCATTCTCTTCCCGCTTATGTTGGTGGTTATGATTGGCATACGTAAAGCCTTGGATTTGGTATTCACCCGTCGAGAACTCAAGATTCTGGATGACATAATGCCCGAGATGACTAAACGTCAAGCAGCCGATGATCTACATCAATTGGATGCTGAG GATCATCATGATAAATACGAGAAATACAACTCTTCCTTAAATCCGGGACCTACAACCATTCACATACCCCTAAAAGTTGAACACGCCGAAACGCAACCTGGAATGCAACCCAAATCTTTGAGTTTACCCCTAAGTGTACCTCCTGAGATCCAAAGAAACAGCATATGGCAACAATTGCATGAAGACGGTAGTGGATCCACagatcaattaattatacccataAACTTTAAGGTGCGACAGATCAATGGCAGTCATAA TAATCAACGTTTATCCACCATGAACGAGGAGGAGGAAAACATAACAACTCCAAATAAAGTCATCAATGATACACCCTCAAACAGCGATGCATCTCATAATAAGGAAAGAAGTAGGACATCAAATAATGCTGATCAAAGTAAAAATACAATTACTCCAGTTTAA